TCCGGTTTTACAAAAATAGCTCTATTCACTCTATCTTTTCCGTCAGAAAAAACCTTTTCTATAAAATCTTTATCAAATCCCATTTTTAAACCATGTTTCATTTTTCTTCATTATAGCCCTTTTAGTTCCTTCTCGCAAGTTAGTTTCCCTTTTTTAAAAGGCAAAAGAGAGCTGGCAAAGTATAAACTTCACCAACTCTCTTCATTTCTAATTATTTAAGCCCAACTCCGCTAAAATCTGGCGTTTGTAGGCAATTTTTTGAACTTCCTTGTCTTCGCCTTCAGACCAATCAAGTTTGACTTCAGAAACAATCTGACCAGGGCGATTTTTCAAGATATAGATGCGATTACTGAGATTGAGGGCCTCCTCGATACTATGCGTAATGATGAGCGTCGTCAGGCCTAGCTGTTTATGAATATCAAGATACCAGGCATGAAGTTCCATCTTAGTCATCTCATCCAAAGCGCTAAAGGCCTCGTCTAGAAGAAAGAGCTTATGCCCGAAAAGGTAGGTACGGAGTAAAGCAACACGCTGGCGCATCCCACCACTGAGTTCATGAGGGTACTTATCCCTTACAGCCGTCAACTGAAAGGTAGCAAGGATTTCATCTGCTTTGGCAATGGCTTCTGCCTTATCCACCTTTTGGATCAAGAGGGGCAAAATGATATTGCCAAGAACGGTCTTATGTTCTAGGAGTAAATCCTTTTGGAGCATATAACTCACGCGCCCCTTGGGATTTTCCTCACCGTCAAGAATGATTCGTCCTGACTGGACTTCTAAAATCCCTGCAATTAGGTTAAAGAGAGTAGTCTTTCCTACACCACTGGAGCCTAGGATAGAGACTACTTCACCTGAGGTTACCTGTAGGTTAATATCCTCTAAAATCTTTTCATTGTCGTAGGCATAACTTACGTGTTCTAGTCTAATTTCTGTCATTATTTTACAAATTCGTTCGTGAATCCTTTATCAGTCAAGTCTTCCTTGAGGATACCATTTTCTTTATCCCATTTGTAGAAGGCATTCCAGCGATCAGCATCAAATTGTCCCCATTTTTCCTTGTCGCTAGCATATTCCTTTGACAAGTATTTTTGAGATTCGATAACGAAATCACGTTTTTCCTTGAGTTCTGGGGCATTTTTGATCAGGATATCAGCCGCTTCTTCTGGGTGCTCCATAGCGTATTGGTAACCTTTTTTGATAGCTTGGATGACTTTACGAGCTTCTTCTTTGTTGTCTTTCAGATAGTCGTTGTTTGCAATGATCACTGGTGAATAGTAGTCAAACTCTTTCACATAGTCTTTCAAATACATGAAGTTAGCATCTACACCTTGAGATTTAGCAAGGATTCCATCCCAACCATAGTAAATCCAGGCAGCATCAAAAACGCCATTGGCAATCGGTGTAATCGAGTTTGAGTCGTTGTTTGGTACTTTTTCAACCTTGTCAAAGTCTCCACCTTGAGATTCTACCAAGGTTTTCAACATCGCAAGCTCAGTTGGATCATTCCAAGTTCCGTATTTCTTCCCAACCAGGTCTTTTGGACTATTGATATTGTCAGACTTACGAGAGATAATCCCTGATGTATTGTGTTCTACA
The window above is part of the Streptococcus sp. Marseille-Q6470 genome. Proteins encoded here:
- a CDS encoding ABC transporter substrate-binding protein, which translates into the protein MKKTWKVFLTIVTALLAVVLVACGQGTASKDNKEAELKKIDFILDWTPNTNHTGLYVAKEKGYFKEAGVDVDLKLPPEESSSDLVINGKAPFAIYFQDYMAKKLEKGAGITAVAAIVEHNTSGIISRKSDNINSPKDLVGKKYGTWNDPTELAMLKTLVESQGGDFDKVEKVPNNDSNSITPIANGVFDAAWIYYGWDGILAKSQGVDANFMYLKDYVKEFDYYSPVIIANNDYLKDNKEEARKVIQAIKKGYQYAMEHPEEAADILIKNAPELKEKRDFVIESQKYLSKEYASDKEKWGQFDADRWNAFYKWDKENGILKEDLTDKGFTNEFVK
- a CDS encoding ABC transporter ATP-binding protein — protein: MTEIRLEHVSYAYDNEKILEDINLQVTSGEVVSILGSSGVGKTTLFNLIAGILEVQSGRIILDGEENPKGRVSYMLQKDLLLEHKTVLGNIILPLLIQKVDKAEAIAKADEILATFQLTAVRDKYPHELSGGMRQRVALLRTYLFGHKLFLLDEAFSALDEMTKMELHAWYLDIHKQLGLTTLIITHSIEEALNLSNRIYILKNRPGQIVSEVKLDWSEGEDKEVQKIAYKRQILAELGLNN